A stretch of Pseudoclavibacter chungangensis DNA encodes these proteins:
- a CDS encoding TetR/AcrR family transcriptional regulator, which produces MFTEHVQSRAAKRASSSARVLEAAATLFAERGFAASTVRDIAAHAGVSVGTVMAVGDKDRLLLDVMEQRIEGLQRGAVPERGSLPERVLALLVPFVELFVADTELARAFAGVLVAGRHRSAVFGALGTELRERVATVARSTAAIGENEASAFAALVHDAYLGVLFAGAAAGPDVTGPEIARRLDAAVTTACRAIAVDR; this is translated from the coding sequence ATGTTCACTGAACACGTTCAGTCACGCGCGGCGAAGCGAGCCTCGTCCAGCGCGCGGGTGTTGGAGGCGGCGGCGACGCTGTTCGCGGAGCGCGGGTTCGCCGCGTCGACCGTGCGGGACATCGCCGCGCACGCGGGCGTGAGTGTCGGAACGGTCATGGCGGTGGGCGACAAGGACCGCCTGCTGCTCGACGTCATGGAACAGCGCATCGAGGGGCTGCAACGTGGCGCCGTGCCCGAGCGAGGGAGCCTGCCTGAGCGCGTCCTCGCCCTGCTCGTGCCGTTCGTCGAGCTGTTCGTGGCCGACACGGAGCTCGCACGGGCGTTCGCGGGGGTGCTCGTGGCGGGACGACACCGCTCGGCGGTGTTCGGAGCCCTCGGGACGGAGCTGCGGGAGCGGGTCGCCACCGTCGCGCGCTCGACGGCCGCGATCGGCGAGAACGAGGCATCCGCGTTCGCGGCACTCGTCCACGATGCCTACCTCGGTGTTCTCTTCGCCGGTGCCGCGGCGGGGCCGGACGTCACGGGGCCCGAGATCGCCCGGCGACTCGACGCGGCCGTCACGACGGCGTGCCGAGCGATCGCGGTGGACCGATGA
- a CDS encoding DoxX family protein: MIALLVAPGAAPVFAPDPVWLPLVLAAVLFADALFSLRPPRFIRDCLDGVRFPREWWWVLVVVKLLATVGLVVGTWVPGIGAAASVGVVAYFLCAVVAHLRARFLGSAFWLNCLGMLALSIVVLVVAYLR; the protein is encoded by the coding sequence ATGATCGCGTTGCTCGTCGCGCCCGGGGCCGCGCCGGTGTTCGCCCCCGATCCGGTCTGGTTGCCGCTCGTGCTCGCGGCCGTCCTGTTCGCGGACGCGCTCTTCTCGCTCCGCCCGCCACGTTTCATCCGCGATTGCCTCGACGGCGTCCGGTTCCCTCGCGAATGGTGGTGGGTGCTCGTCGTCGTGAAGCTCCTCGCGACGGTCGGGCTCGTCGTGGGCACGTGGGTGCCGGGCATCGGGGCGGCCGCGAGTGTCGGTGTCGTGGCGTACTTCCTGTGTGCGGTGGTCGCGCACCTGCGTGCGCGGTTCCTGGGTTCGGCGTTCTGGCTGAACTGCCTCGGGATGCTCGCGCTCTCGATCGTGGTGCTCGTGGTCGCCTACCTCCGCTGA
- a CDS encoding HNH endonuclease signature motif containing protein, producing the protein MRRDRFGGGGARDERGNGNENGNGHGRGHEREHGREQGREHGRGHAPAADDYSASATAARRRAALDVELARTRQEHDALLFELGLLEVTGRHDETFRIAVDEIRAQERLVAAAQAKRAELLAFVHDATAGHARSRYPGDDDALVWAMRERTSELAVATAQPEARLSSELAEAVVLHESFPETANAFHRGSLSLAHVRAITGPGARIPTRRARTEYQRTLLGPAHHLTPARLRARAARLAEEHLPESMDERHAHAAGARGVHVRHEHDGMSRLEADLPTVLAAAIHNRLTAQARALTGPDESRTLHQLRADVFSELLLTSDLTGTGSPHAAASGISARIAITVPVLSLLDHTTTPALLDGLTPVPLKQARALTAHAPSWLRVLTDPITGTTREVDTRHPTAAQRALLHARDHHCRFPGCTRPAPRCDIDHTVAVVDGGATHIDNMEHLCRPHHTLKHHTRWRVRQHPGGHLDWTSPTGHTYTDDPRPTTTHIRRTNAGSDEPPPASPRGPRSGEAAVATQTLRTIERVADPGRGVERERERMQPRGYVPELGSPPGHAFGVRPRPVLDPADLGDARGSTGAALRDGAQGSRARRAGPRFEPSDDPPPF; encoded by the coding sequence GTGCGCCGAGATCGGTTCGGCGGCGGGGGGGCAAGGGACGAACGCGGGAACGGGAACGAGAACGGGAACGGGCACGGTCGCGGACACGAACGCGAGCACGGCCGCGAGCAGGGCCGCGAGCACGGCCGCGGGCACGCGCCTGCCGCCGACGACTACTCGGCGTCGGCGACCGCCGCGCGGCGGCGCGCGGCGCTGGACGTCGAGCTGGCGCGCACCCGTCAGGAGCACGATGCGCTGTTGTTCGAGCTCGGGTTGCTCGAGGTGACGGGCCGGCACGACGAGACGTTCCGGATCGCGGTGGACGAGATCCGCGCGCAGGAGCGCCTCGTCGCGGCGGCACAGGCCAAACGGGCCGAGTTGCTCGCCTTCGTGCACGACGCGACAGCGGGCCACGCCCGCTCCCGGTATCCCGGCGACGACGACGCACTCGTGTGGGCGATGCGCGAGCGCACGAGCGAGCTCGCGGTCGCGACCGCGCAGCCCGAGGCGCGCCTCAGCTCGGAGCTCGCCGAAGCGGTCGTGTTGCACGAATCGTTCCCCGAGACGGCGAACGCGTTCCACCGCGGCAGCCTGTCGCTCGCGCACGTCCGCGCGATCACGGGCCCGGGCGCGCGCATCCCCACGCGCCGGGCACGCACCGAGTACCAGCGCACCCTGCTCGGCCCCGCTCACCACCTGACCCCCGCGCGACTCCGTGCACGTGCAGCGAGGCTCGCCGAGGAGCACCTGCCCGAGAGCATGGACGAGCGTCACGCCCACGCCGCCGGGGCCCGTGGCGTGCACGTGCGGCACGAGCACGACGGCATGAGCCGCCTGGAGGCCGACCTCCCCACGGTGCTCGCCGCCGCGATCCACAACCGCCTCACCGCGCAGGCCCGCGCGCTCACCGGCCCGGACGAATCCCGCACCCTCCACCAGCTCCGCGCCGACGTGTTCAGCGAGCTGCTCCTCACGAGCGACCTCACCGGCACCGGCTCGCCCCACGCCGCTGCCTCGGGCATCTCGGCCCGCATCGCGATCACCGTCCCGGTGCTGTCCCTGCTCGACCACACCACCACCCCGGCACTGCTCGACGGCCTCACGCCCGTCCCGCTCAAGCAGGCTCGCGCGCTCACGGCACACGCACCGTCCTGGCTGCGCGTGCTGACGGATCCCATCACCGGCACGACGCGCGAGGTCGACACCCGACACCCGACGGCGGCGCAGCGCGCGCTGCTGCACGCACGCGACCACCACTGCCGCTTCCCCGGCTGCACCCGCCCGGCACCCCGCTGCGACATCGACCACACCGTCGCCGTCGTCGACGGGGGAGCGACCCACATCGACAACATGGAACACCTCTGCAGGCCCCACCACACGCTCAAACACCACACGCGCTGGCGCGTCCGCCAGCACCCCGGCGGTCACCTCGACTGGACCAGCCCCACGGGCCACACCTACACCGACGACCCAAGGCCCACCACCACGCACATCAGGCGAACGAACGCCGGAAGCGACGAACCACCCCCGGCGTCGCCGCGCGGGCCGCGGTCCGGCGAGGCAGCCGTGGCCACGCAGACGCTCCGCACCATCGAACGGGTAGCGGATCCCGGCCGCGGCGTGGAACGAGAGCGCGAACGCATGCAACCGCGGGGATACGTTCCGGAGCTCGGATCGCCCCCGGGGCACGCATTCGGTGTGCGGCCGCGGCCGGTGCTCGATCCGGCTGATCTCGGTGACGCTCGCGGCAGCACCGGGGCAGCTCTGCGTGACGGCGCACAGGGGAGCCGGGCGCGACGGGCCGGACCTCGATTCGAGCCGAGCGACGATCCTCCGCCGTTCTGA
- the rpoB gene encoding DNA-directed RNA polymerase subunit beta codes for MAAARNASPTPKTGRNAHRLSFAKISDTLEVPDLLALQTESFDWLVGNDAWKARLAEAEAAGRTDVATQSGLEEIFEEISPIEDLGETMQLSFTHPYLEPEKYSIDECKERGKTYSAPLYVEAEFMNHQTLEIKTQTVFMGDFPLMTDKGTFIINGTERVVVSQLVRSPGVYFERTPEKTSDKDVYSARVIPSRGAWLEFEIDKRDQVAVRIDRKRKQSVTVFLKALGLSQEEIQEEFAGYESIALTLEKDDIRTKEDALKDIYRKLRPGEQVATESARALLDNLYFNAKRYDLAKVGRYKIDRKLGLDTPIGESTLSVQDIVATIKYLVALHANQETLPGVRDGKEIEVRLDVDDIDHFGNRRIRAVGELIQNQVRTGLSRMERVVRERMTTQDIEAITPQTLINVRPVVAAIKEFFGTSQLSQFMDQNNPLAGLTHKRRLSALGPGGLSRERAGVEVRDVHPSHYGRMCPIETPEGPNIGLIGSLATFARINAFGFIETPYRRVVDGRVSNETIDYLTASEEDDHVVAQANAPLNADGSFAEADVLVRRKGGEVELVPADEVNYMDVSPRQMVSVATSLIPFLEHDDANRALMGANMQRQAVPLLRSESPLIGTGMEGYAAIDAGDVITARGAGVIESVSADQVTVQLDEGGTDSYFLRKFDRSNHGTCYNHRVVVNAGDRIEVGEVIADGPSTEEGELALGKNLLVGFMPWEGHNFEDAIILSQNLVKNDTLSSIHIEEYEVDARDTKLGKEEITRDLPNVSVELLKDLDERGIIRIGAEVQPGDILVGKVTPKGETELSAEERLLRAIFNEKSREVRDTSLKVPHGEAGTVIAVKVFDAEEGDDELGSGVNQRVVVFIAQKRKITEGDKLAGRHGNKGVIAKILPEEDMPFLADGTPLDIILNPLGIPKRMNFGQVLETHLGWVAKQGWSVEGTPEWADELAEDARDVAPGTKLATPVFDGATEDEIAGLLESTTLTRDGDRLIGASGKAQLFDGRSGEPYPDPISVGYMYILKLHHLVDDKIHARSTGPYSMITQQPLGGKAQFGGQRFGEMEVWALEAYGAAYTLQELLTIKSDDIVGRVKAYESIVKGENIQEPGIPESFKVLMKEMQSLCLNVEVLSADGSAVSLKDTDDDAYRAAEELGINISARFESSSVDEI; via the coding sequence TTGGCTGCTGCGCGCAACGCATCTCCTACGCCCAAGACCGGTCGGAACGCACACCGACTCTCGTTCGCCAAGATCAGCGACACCCTCGAGGTCCCAGACCTCCTCGCCCTCCAGACCGAGTCCTTCGACTGGCTGGTCGGCAACGATGCCTGGAAGGCACGCCTCGCCGAGGCGGAGGCCGCCGGGCGCACCGACGTCGCGACCCAGTCCGGACTCGAGGAGATCTTCGAGGAGATCTCCCCGATCGAGGACCTCGGGGAGACGATGCAGCTCAGCTTCACGCACCCGTACCTCGAGCCGGAGAAGTACTCGATCGACGAGTGCAAGGAGCGCGGCAAGACGTACTCGGCCCCCCTCTACGTCGAGGCCGAGTTCATGAACCACCAGACGCTCGAGATCAAGACGCAGACGGTCTTCATGGGCGACTTCCCGCTCATGACCGACAAGGGCACGTTTATCATCAACGGCACCGAGCGCGTCGTCGTGTCGCAGCTCGTCCGTTCGCCCGGCGTCTACTTCGAGCGCACGCCCGAGAAGACGAGCGACAAGGACGTGTACTCGGCTCGCGTCATCCCCTCGCGCGGTGCCTGGCTCGAGTTCGAGATCGACAAGCGCGACCAGGTCGCCGTCCGCATCGACCGCAAGCGCAAGCAGTCCGTCACGGTCTTCCTCAAGGCCCTCGGCCTCTCGCAGGAGGAGATCCAGGAGGAGTTCGCCGGCTACGAGTCGATCGCGCTCACCCTCGAGAAGGACGACATCCGCACCAAGGAAGACGCCCTCAAGGACATCTACCGCAAGCTGCGCCCGGGCGAGCAGGTCGCGACGGAGTCGGCCCGCGCCCTCCTCGACAACCTGTACTTCAACGCGAAGCGCTACGACCTCGCGAAGGTCGGCCGCTACAAGATCGACCGCAAGCTCGGCCTCGACACGCCCATCGGCGAGTCGACGCTGTCCGTGCAGGACATCGTCGCGACCATCAAGTACCTCGTCGCGCTGCACGCGAACCAGGAGACGCTGCCCGGCGTCCGCGACGGCAAGGAGATCGAGGTCCGCCTCGACGTCGACGACATCGACCACTTCGGCAACCGTCGTATCCGCGCCGTCGGCGAGCTCATCCAGAACCAGGTCCGCACTGGCCTGTCGCGCATGGAGCGCGTCGTGCGCGAGCGCATGACGACGCAGGACATCGAGGCGATCACCCCGCAGACCCTGATCAACGTGCGTCCCGTCGTGGCCGCGATCAAGGAGTTCTTCGGCACCTCGCAGCTGTCGCAGTTCATGGACCAGAACAACCCGCTCGCGGGTCTCACGCACAAGCGCCGCCTCTCGGCCCTCGGGCCCGGCGGTCTGTCTCGTGAGCGCGCGGGCGTCGAGGTCCGCGACGTCCACCCCTCGCACTACGGCCGCATGTGCCCGATCGAGACGCCGGAAGGCCCGAACATCGGCCTCATCGGCTCGCTCGCGACGTTCGCGCGCATCAACGCGTTCGGCTTCATCGAGACCCCCTACCGTCGCGTCGTCGACGGCAGGGTCTCGAACGAGACGATCGACTACCTCACCGCCTCCGAGGAGGACGACCACGTCGTCGCACAGGCCAACGCGCCGCTGAACGCCGACGGTTCGTTCGCCGAGGCCGACGTCCTCGTCCGCCGCAAGGGTGGCGAGGTCGAGCTCGTCCCCGCCGACGAGGTCAACTACATGGACGTCTCGCCGCGCCAGATGGTGTCGGTCGCGACGTCGCTCATCCCGTTCCTCGAGCACGACGACGCGAACCGCGCCCTCATGGGTGCGAACATGCAGCGTCAGGCGGTGCCGCTGCTGCGCAGCGAGTCGCCGCTCATCGGTACGGGTATGGAGGGCTACGCCGCGATCGACGCGGGCGACGTCATCACCGCACGCGGTGCGGGCGTCATCGAGTCGGTCTCGGCCGACCAGGTCACCGTGCAGCTCGACGAGGGCGGCACCGACTCGTACTTCCTCCGCAAGTTCGACCGCTCGAACCACGGCACGTGCTACAACCACCGCGTCGTCGTGAACGCGGGCGACCGCATCGAGGTCGGCGAGGTCATCGCCGACGGTCCGTCGACCGAAGAGGGCGAGCTCGCGCTCGGCAAGAACCTGCTCGTCGGGTTCATGCCGTGGGAGGGCCACAACTTCGAGGACGCGATCATCCTCAGCCAGAACCTCGTCAAGAACGACACGCTCTCCTCGATCCACATCGAGGAGTACGAGGTCGACGCCCGCGACACGAAGCTCGGCAAGGAGGAGATCACGCGCGACCTGCCCAACGTCTCCGTCGAGCTCCTCAAGGACCTCGACGAGCGCGGCATCATCCGCATCGGTGCCGAGGTCCAGCCCGGCGACATCCTCGTCGGCAAGGTCACGCCGAAGGGCGAGACCGAGCTGAGCGCCGAGGAGCGCCTGCTCCGTGCGATCTTCAACGAGAAGAGCCGCGAGGTGCGCGACACGTCGCTCAAGGTGCCCCACGGTGAGGCCGGCACGGTCATCGCCGTCAAGGTGTTCGACGCGGAGGAGGGCGACGACGAGCTCGGCTCGGGCGTCAACCAGCGCGTCGTCGTGTTCATCGCGCAGAAGCGCAAGATCACCGAGGGCGACAAGCTCGCGGGCCGCCACGGCAACAAGGGCGTCATCGCGAAGATCCTGCCCGAGGAGGACATGCCCTTCCTCGCCGACGGCACGCCGCTCGACATCATCCTCAACCCGCTCGGTATCCCGAAGCGCATGAACTTCGGTCAGGTGCTCGAGACGCACCTCGGCTGGGTCGCGAAGCAGGGCTGGTCCGTCGAGGGCACGCCCGAGTGGGCCGACGAGCTTGCCGAGGACGCGCGCGACGTGGCACCCGGCACGAAGCTCGCGACGCCCGTGTTCGACGGTGCGACCGAGGACGAGATCGCGGGCCTGCTCGAGTCGACGACGCTCACGCGCGACGGCGACCGCCTCATCGGCGCGAGCGGCAAGGCGCAGCTGTTCGACGGACGTTCCGGCGAGCCGTACCCGGACCCGATCTCCGTCGGGTACATGTACATCCTCAAGCTGCACCACCTCGTCGACGACAAGATCCACGCGCGCTCGACGGGTCCGTACTCGATGATCACGCAGCAGCCCCTCGGTGGAAAGGCGCAGTTCGGTGGACAGCGCTTCGGTGAGATGGAGGTGTGGGCCCTCGAGGCCTACGGCGCCGCCTACACGCTGCAGGAGCTGCTCACGATCAAGTCCGACGACATCGTCGGTCGCGTCAAGGCGTACGAGTCCATCGTCAAGGGCGAGAACATCCAGGAGCCCGGCATCCCCGAGTCCTTCAAGGTGCTCATGAAGGAGATGCAGTCGCTCTGCCTGAACGTCGAGGTCCTCTCGGCCGACGGTTCGGCCGTCAGCCTCAAGGACACCGACGACGACGCCTACCGGGCAGCGGAAGAGCTCGGCATCAACATCTCCGCCCGCTTCGAGTCCTCGTCGGTCGACGAGATCTGA
- the rpoC gene encoding DNA-directed RNA polymerase subunit beta': MLDATTFDQLQIGLATADDIRRWSYGEVKKPETINYRTLKPEKDGLFGEQIFGPSRDWECACGKYKRVRFKGIVCERCGVEVTKSSVRRERMGHIELAAPVTHIWYFKGVPSRLGYLLDMAPKDLEKVIYFAAYMVIDVDEEGRRDDLPGLEQEVRLEIKTMNDQKDAAIAGRMKRLEDELAALEAEGAKSDQKRKVKDAGEKEMGQLRKGFEEDIARLERVWESFKNLKVGELKPEDTDFHELLDRYGDYFEAYMGAEAIQKRLQSFDLEAEGELLRQQIAEGKGQKKIRAIKRLKVVSSFLQTGNSPAAMVLDVVPVIPPELRPMVQLDGGRFATSDLNDLYRRVINRNNRLRRLLDLGAPEIIVNNEKRMLQEAVDALFDNGRRGRPVTGTGNRALKSLSDMLKGKQGRFRQNLLGKRVDYSGRSVIIVGPQLRMHQCGLPKQMALELFKPYVIKRLIDLGHASNIKAAKRSVERAKPEVWDVLEEVIRERPVLLNRAPTLHRLGIQAFEPLLVEGKAIQLHPLVCAAFNADFDGDQMAVHLPLSVEAQAEARVLMLASNNILKPSDGRPVTLPSQDMVAGLYHLTTRRDDVEGAGRAFGSVAEAIMAMDEGTLHLNAPVRIRLRDITFAPGEGPANLEPGETALVETTLGRALFNELLPLDYPYAEDTMTKGRLSGVVNFLAERYSKDEVSSTLDRIKDAGFYWATRSGISIALSDIVTPDSKAKIVAETEAEVADIRAEWQSGLLTEQEYRADVIRKWEAATNRVADEMQEEFPTTNSIHRMVTAGANGNWLQVRQIAGMRGLVANPKGETIPRPIVHSYREGLTVAEYFISTHGARKGLADTALRTADSGYLTRRLVDVSQDVIIREEDCGTSRGLDLVIGRVNADGELERDENVENSVYARNLAVDAVAADGTVVATAGTDVGDVVIDELIAAGVNEVKVRSVLTCESAVGVCAMCYGRSLASGKLVDIGEAVGIIAAQSIGEPGTQLTMRTFHSGGVSSAGDITQGLPRVQELFEARTPKGASPLAEADGVIEIQETEKSRKVILTPDNGDEQFIYPVLKRADLLVEDGQHVKIGQALHEGPVDPKDVLRVRGAREVQKYLVGGVQGVYRSQGVPIHDKHIEVIVRQMLRKITVIDHGQTDMLPGELADRMHFAQVNRAAVTEGKQPASGRQEVMGITKASLATESWLSAASFQETTRVLTQAAMEGKKDPLVGLKENVIIGRLITAGTGLPKYREMAVEPTEEARAERYPFGATTGSEFDENDLTFVDFDAFSSDDFQGGTYQ, translated from the coding sequence TTGCTGGACGCAACAACGTTTGATCAGCTGCAGATCGGGCTCGCGACGGCCGACGACATCCGCCGGTGGTCGTACGGCGAGGTCAAGAAGCCCGAGACCATCAACTACCGCACCCTGAAGCCCGAGAAGGACGGTCTGTTCGGCGAGCAGATCTTCGGCCCCTCGCGCGACTGGGAGTGCGCGTGCGGGAAGTACAAGCGCGTGCGCTTCAAGGGCATCGTGTGCGAGCGCTGCGGCGTCGAGGTCACGAAGTCCTCGGTGCGCCGCGAGCGCATGGGCCACATCGAGCTCGCCGCGCCCGTCACGCACATCTGGTACTTCAAGGGCGTGCCCTCGCGCCTCGGGTACCTGCTCGACATGGCGCCGAAGGACCTCGAGAAGGTCATCTACTTCGCGGCCTACATGGTCATCGACGTCGACGAGGAGGGCCGCCGCGACGACCTCCCCGGTCTCGAGCAGGAGGTCCGCCTCGAGATCAAGACCATGAACGACCAGAAGGACGCGGCGATCGCGGGACGCATGAAGCGTCTCGAGGACGAGCTCGCGGCCCTCGAGGCCGAGGGCGCCAAGTCCGACCAGAAGCGCAAGGTCAAGGACGCCGGCGAGAAGGAGATGGGACAGCTCCGCAAGGGCTTCGAGGAGGACATCGCCCGCCTCGAGCGCGTGTGGGAGTCGTTCAAGAACCTCAAGGTCGGCGAGCTCAAGCCCGAGGACACCGACTTCCACGAGCTGCTCGACCGCTACGGCGACTACTTCGAGGCGTACATGGGCGCCGAGGCGATCCAGAAGCGCCTCCAGTCCTTCGACCTCGAGGCCGAGGGTGAGCTCCTGCGCCAGCAGATCGCCGAGGGCAAGGGTCAGAAGAAGATCCGCGCCATCAAGCGGCTCAAGGTCGTGAGCTCCTTCCTGCAGACGGGCAACAGCCCGGCCGCGATGGTGCTCGACGTCGTCCCCGTGATCCCGCCGGAGCTGCGCCCCATGGTGCAGCTCGACGGTGGCCGCTTCGCGACGAGCGACCTCAACGACCTGTACCGACGCGTGATCAACCGCAACAACCGCCTCCGTCGACTCCTCGACCTCGGCGCGCCGGAGATCATCGTCAACAACGAGAAGCGCATGCTGCAGGAGGCCGTCGACGCGCTGTTCGACAACGGCCGCCGCGGTCGCCCTGTCACGGGCACCGGCAACCGTGCGCTCAAGTCGCTGAGCGACATGCTCAAGGGCAAGCAGGGCCGGTTCCGTCAGAACCTGCTCGGCAAGCGCGTCGACTACTCGGGCCGTTCGGTCATCATCGTCGGTCCGCAGCTGCGCATGCACCAGTGCGGTCTGCCGAAGCAGATGGCGCTCGAGCTGTTCAAGCCGTACGTCATCAAGCGCCTCATCGACCTCGGTCACGCCTCGAACATCAAGGCGGCGAAGCGTTCGGTGGAGCGTGCGAAGCCCGAGGTGTGGGACGTCCTCGAAGAGGTCATCCGCGAACGCCCCGTGCTGCTCAACCGCGCCCCGACGCTGCACCGTCTCGGGATCCAGGCGTTCGAGCCCCTGCTCGTCGAGGGCAAGGCGATCCAGCTGCACCCGCTCGTGTGCGCGGCGTTCAACGCCGACTTCGACGGTGACCAGATGGCCGTGCACCTGCCGCTCTCGGTCGAGGCACAGGCCGAGGCGCGCGTGCTCATGCTCGCGTCGAACAACATCCTCAAGCCGTCGGACGGTCGCCCCGTGACCCTGCCCTCGCAGGACATGGTCGCCGGGCTCTACCACCTGACGACGCGTCGTGACGACGTCGAGGGTGCGGGTCGCGCGTTCGGCTCGGTCGCCGAGGCGATCATGGCGATGGACGAGGGCACGCTGCACCTCAACGCGCCCGTCCGGATCCGCCTGCGCGACATCACGTTCGCGCCGGGCGAGGGCCCCGCGAACCTCGAGCCCGGTGAGACCGCGCTCGTGGAGACGACCCTCGGGCGCGCCCTGTTCAACGAGCTGCTGCCCCTCGACTACCCGTACGCCGAGGACACGATGACGAAGGGCCGCCTGTCGGGCGTCGTCAACTTCCTCGCCGAGCGGTACTCGAAGGACGAGGTCTCCTCGACCCTCGACCGCATCAAGGACGCCGGCTTCTACTGGGCCACGCGTTCGGGTATCTCGATCGCGCTGAGCGACATCGTCACCCCCGACTCGAAGGCGAAGATCGTCGCCGAGACGGAGGCCGAGGTCGCCGACATCCGCGCCGAGTGGCAGTCCGGTCTGCTCACCGAGCAGGAGTACCGCGCCGACGTGATCCGCAAGTGGGAGGCCGCGACCAACCGCGTCGCCGACGAGATGCAGGAGGAGTTCCCCACCACGAACTCGATCCACCGCATGGTCACCGCGGGCGCGAACGGTAACTGGCTGCAGGTCCGTCAGATCGCCGGTATGCGTGGTCTCGTCGCGAACCCGAAGGGTGAGACGATCCCGCGTCCGATCGTGCACTCGTACCGTGAGGGCCTCACCGTGGCCGAGTACTTCATCTCGACCCACGGTGCCCGCAAGGGTCTCGCCGACACGGCACTCCGCACGGCCGACTCGGGCTACCTGACGCGTCGACTCGTCGACGTCTCGCAGGACGTCATCATCCGTGAAGAGGACTGCGGCACGTCGCGCGGTCTCGACCTCGTGATCGGCCGCGTGAACGCGGACGGCGAGCTCGAGCGCGACGAGAACGTCGAGAACTCCGTCTACGCGCGGAACCTCGCGGTCGACGCGGTCGCCGCCGACGGGACGGTCGTCGCGACGGCCGGCACCGACGTGGGCGACGTCGTCATCGACGAGCTCATCGCGGCGGGTGTGAACGAGGTCAAGGTCCGCTCGGTGCTCACGTGCGAGTCCGCGGTCGGTGTGTGCGCCATGTGCTACGGCCGCTCACTCGCCTCGGGCAAGCTCGTCGACATCGGCGAGGCCGTCGGCATCATCGCGGCCCAGTCGATCGGTGAGCCCGGAACGCAGCTCACGATGCGTACCTTCCACTCGGGTGGTGTGTCCTCGGCCGGCGACATCACGCAGGGTCTTCCCCGCGTGCAGGAGCTGTTCGAGGCGCGTACCCCGAAGGGTGCGTCGCCGCTCGCCGAGGCCGACGGGGTCATCGAGATCCAGGAGACCGAGAAGTCGCGCAAGGTGATCCTCACGCCCGACAACGGCGACGAGCAGTTCATCTACCCGGTGCTCAAGCGTGCCGACCTCCTCGTCGAGGACGGCCAGCACGTGAAGATCGGGCAGGCGCTCCACGAGGGTCCGGTGGACCCGAAGGACGTGCTGCGCGTGCGCGGTGCCCGCGAGGTGCAGAAGTACCTCGTCGGTGGCGTGCAGGGCGTGTACCGCTCGCAGGGTGTGCCGATCCACGACAAGCACATCGAGGTCATCGTCCGTCAGATGCTCCGCAAGATCACGGTCATCGACCACGGTCAGACGGACATGCTGCCGGGTGAGCTCGCCGACCGCATGCACTTCGCCCAGGTGAACCGTGCCGCGGTCACCGAGGGCAAGCAGCCCGCGTCGGGCCGCCAGGAGGTCATGGGCATCACGAAGGCCTCGCTCGCGACCGAGTCGTGGCTGAGCGCCGCCTCCTTCCAGGAGACGACGCGCGTGCTCACGCAGGCGGCGATGGAGGGCAAGAAGGACCCGCTCGTCGGGCTCAAGGAGAACGTCATCATCGGTCGCCTCATCACGGCCGGTACCGGACTCCCGAAGTACCGCGAGATGGCCGTCGAGCCGACCGAGGAAGCCCGCGCCGAGCGGTACCCGTTCGGCGCCACGACGGGGAGCGAGTTCGACGAGAACGACCTCACGTTCGTCGACTTCGACGCCTTCTCGAGCGACGACTTCCAGGGCGGCACCTACCAGTAG